ACATAGCGTCCTCCCCATGTGCGGTAATAGCTATCGACAAATTGACGGGCTCTGAGTATTTCTACATCATCGAGCGCCCCCTGAATAACAAACGTTACGCCCCCCTTATGATTCCTGCGGGAATAAGGTAACGCCTGCTGTTTTAGCCCCGCTTCCGCCTGGCCTGCTGCGGTAACATCGTCCATCAACGTGATGTTAACCGAATCCGCGTAAGGCATTAGCGCTCTCAGCTTTTGACTTAACACCTCGAGCTCTTTCTTGCTCATCGTGTTTCGCTGGCGGCTTAGCCAGAAAACGGGTTTACGCGGCTCATCGAAATGAATCCGATAATAAGCCAGCTGCGGATAATAGGTATCCAGCCAGATAGAGATACGCTTATTTTCTTCGTTTTCGTTAATCACTCGCGCATTTTTATCATAATCGCCCCTCGCTAAAACCTGACGAGCCCACAACGTATCTCTTTCATTTTGCGCAGCGACATAGAGCATTTTGTCCCGGCCTGGCAACACCTGAAAACGCTCCTTCTCCTGCCCCAATAACGAATCGAGCTCTGCGGCCTGCCGCTGCGGCGAGTTAAGTATCCATAACGTCCCCACAGTCCCAATTCCCAATATAAAAAACCCGGCCAGTGCTGCTACAATTCCGTTTTTAAAACGCGGCTCGTTCTTTTTTGCAGACGTTTCTAACTTCTCAGGCTGCTCGGGCACCCACGGCTCGCTTTCCGGGCGAATCAGGATAAGCAATTCACCGACCTGTATTGGCGTATTTAATTGCACCGAACGAGATTCAGAATTTCCTTCTTTCAGCTCATGGAGTATAATTTCGGTCGCATCCGTATCCACCTGGATTTCAAAATTTACTCCGCCATGGTCCAGCGGGATAAAAAAGCTATCGGCAGGTATATCAGGGAGTTGACCTGAAGCAGTGAGCGCATCACTCTGACCTACCACAAAGAGTGTTCGGCCTGTCAGCAATGGAAACTCACAGCCGTTCAGTGAGCTGTTAAGTAATCGAACTATGTATGGCCCTGGGCTTGTTATCGTCTTCTCTTTTGATGTTTCCATATATACTGTTAGCGATGTCTGTCGTTCTCGATAGCAGCAGATTACCGCACAGGACACAGGGATTCCTGATGAAAATAGAATGAAAAGTGAGAAATAAAATCAATTTATTCTGTATAATGCGTCTCAACACATATTAAAAGAACCATCATCCCCATTGGGGCTTAAACTACTGTAGATAAATTACCCAAATTTGGGTTCTTTTGGTGTAACAATCAGACCATTGCCAACACACGCTAATAAAGAGCATTTACAACTCAGATTTTTTCAGTAGGATACCAGTAAGGAACATTAAAATAACATCAACAAAGGGATAATATGGAAAATGTAACCTTTGTAAGTAATAGTCATCAGCGTCCTGCCGCAGATAAC
This DNA window, taken from Salmonella enterica subsp. enterica serovar Typhimurium str. LT2, encodes the following:
- the prgH gene encoding cell invasion protein (PRGH protein. (SW:PRGH_SALTY)); this translates as METSKEKTITSPGPYIVRLLNSSLNGCEFPLLTGRTLFVVGQSDALTASGQLPDIPADSFFIPLDHGGVNFEIQVDTDATEIILHELKEGNSESRSVQLNTPIQVGELLILIRPESEPWVPEQPEKLETSAKKNEPRFKNGIVAALAGFFILGIGTVGTLWILNSPQRQAAELDSLLGQEKERFQVLPGRDKMLYVAAQNERDTLWARQVLARGDYDKNARVINENEENKRISIWLDTYYPQLAYYRIHFDEPRKPVFWLSRQRNTMSKKELEVLSQKLRALMPYADSVNITLMDDVTAAGQAEAGLKQQALPYSRRNHKGGVTFVIQGALDDVEILRARQFVDSYYRTWGGRYVQFAIELKDDWLKGRSFQYGAEGYIKMSPGHWYFPSPL